Proteins from a single region of Candidatus Binatota bacterium:
- a CDS encoding ABC transporter ATP-binding protein: MTGGILVGQGLTRRFDDGERVIEVLVNVCLEVERGESVAVVGESGVGKSTLLHLLSGLDNPDSGRVMLDGQDLFAQDAAGLADLRNRSIGFVFQFHHLMGDFDAVENVMMPLLIGGMGRTEASGKAVELLERVGLGERLHHRPAELSGGEQQRVAVARALVARPAVVFADEPTGNLDPQATVEVQQLLDEVRREANCAMVVATHDPVMAARADRVLRLADGTLSPETPAGKKASGRAVS, translated from the coding sequence ATGACCGGGGGCATACTGGTCGGCCAGGGGCTCACCCGTCGTTTTGACGACGGCGAAAGAGTCATCGAAGTACTGGTCAATGTCTGCCTCGAGGTAGAAAGGGGAGAGAGCGTGGCAGTGGTAGGGGAGTCCGGGGTGGGCAAGAGCACGCTTTTGCACCTTCTGTCAGGGCTCGATAATCCCGATTCGGGTCGGGTTATGCTCGACGGTCAAGACTTGTTTGCCCAGGATGCGGCGGGGCTGGCCGACCTGCGCAATCGAAGTATCGGTTTCGTGTTCCAGTTTCACCACCTCATGGGAGATTTTGACGCCGTGGAGAACGTAATGATGCCGTTGCTCATCGGCGGCATGGGCAGGACCGAGGCAAGTGGGAAGGCCGTCGAACTGCTCGAGCGGGTCGGGCTGGGAGAACGCCTGCACCACCGCCCAGCCGAACTGTCGGGCGGAGAACAGCAACGCGTTGCTGTTGCCCGCGCCCTGGTCGCCCGGCCGGCCGTGGTGTTTGCCGACGAGCCCACTGGCAACCTCGACCCCCAGGCCACCGTCGAGGTGCAGCAACTGCTGGACGAGGTCCGCAGGGAAGCCAATTGCGCGATGGTGGTAGCTACCCACGATCCTGTCATGGCCGCCCGCGCTGATCGTGTTCTGCGCCTGGCCGACGGGACTCTATCGCCGGAGACGCCGGCCGGTAAAAAGGCGTCCGGGAGGGCGGTGTCTTGA
- the bamA gene encoding outer membrane protein assembly factor BamA, protein MKSQRLIPGIRVFLAVTACVVLATVGPVDAATVSKISVEGTERVDEGPLRVEINLAVGRSLDEETVDADIKALYGMGFFEQVWVTSRELPGGVEIVYHVRERPWVSGLVFEGVSKVAVEDLQAVVNVNERTMLDPDAVLAGLVEARKLYSSEGYPDAAIEYSVALDDENQAVVTWTVDEGELVRVDEILFEGVTAFKHRKLRKLMTTRTKWFLSFLTGAGLLNEDELATDVERVQAFYYDHGYVRVRVDEPVISRDGDELTVTIKVNEGPLHHVGEVNFEGDLVIDDDLLRAAAGLVSGDVFSPSALREAVFSLVEVYGNQGYAFADVEPRSRVDPETHLVDLRFACTSGAVVNVRRIDIRGNTKTRDKVIRRELLLREGVRFSGTGLRESKDEVQRTGLFESVELITQRTDQEDELDLLVQVSEGRTGTFAAGAGFSSADQVLFNARISERNLFGRGQRLVLNADVGSIRQNFQFGLTEPWWKDKPLSLGIDLFDWSLEFDRFTRGGTGGALRASYPLRDLGLTGIAGLSTQHVRAGLEYRLEEAVIDGVSGRPLPSVKDQEGTSLTSSISPTLSRNTLDHPFDPTRGSRIIINAEIAGLGGESDFFKVELSGRWYFPIYTTQAGNVINWALGTRLGYGVGDTGNSGEELPLFERYFPGGINSLRGYDPRSLGPLEEYCDNTGNERNCFEESVGGSQQLIVNNEVIFPIFSEAGLKGVMFVDSGNAWTASDGIDPGDIMYSVGWGVRWLSPMGPLRVEIGYPLRKREGDSASVVSFSFGAPF, encoded by the coding sequence TTGAAGTCACAGCGCTTGATTCCCGGAATTCGGGTTTTCCTTGCCGTGACTGCCTGCGTAGTGCTGGCTACCGTGGGGCCTGTTGACGCGGCGACGGTCAGCAAGATCAGTGTAGAAGGCACCGAGCGTGTCGATGAAGGCCCGCTGCGGGTAGAGATCAACCTGGCCGTAGGCCGGTCGCTCGACGAAGAAACGGTCGACGCAGATATCAAGGCCCTTTATGGCATGGGTTTCTTCGAACAGGTGTGGGTCACCAGCCGCGAGTTGCCCGGTGGTGTTGAGATTGTCTACCACGTGCGCGAGCGCCCATGGGTTTCGGGCTTGGTTTTTGAGGGGGTAAGCAAGGTTGCGGTCGAAGACCTGCAGGCTGTGGTAAACGTGAACGAGCGCACCATGCTCGACCCGGACGCGGTGCTGGCGGGGCTGGTCGAAGCCCGCAAGCTCTACTCGAGCGAGGGCTACCCCGACGCGGCTATCGAGTACAGTGTCGCTCTCGATGATGAGAACCAGGCGGTAGTGACATGGACGGTTGACGAAGGAGAACTGGTTCGCGTCGACGAAATCCTTTTCGAGGGAGTGACTGCCTTCAAGCATCGCAAGCTGCGCAAGTTGATGACCACCCGCACCAAGTGGTTTCTTTCTTTCCTGACCGGGGCGGGCCTGCTCAACGAAGACGAGCTCGCTACTGACGTGGAGCGGGTGCAGGCCTTCTACTACGACCACGGCTACGTGAGGGTGCGAGTCGACGAACCTGTAATTTCGCGTGACGGCGATGAACTCACGGTCACCATCAAGGTAAACGAAGGGCCGCTTCACCACGTAGGTGAGGTCAATTTTGAGGGCGACCTCGTCATCGACGACGATCTGTTACGCGCCGCAGCTGGCCTGGTGTCGGGCGACGTTTTCAGTCCCAGCGCCTTGCGCGAAGCGGTGTTCTCACTGGTAGAAGTCTACGGCAACCAAGGCTACGCGTTTGCCGATGTAGAGCCGCGTAGCCGCGTTGACCCGGAAACCCACCTCGTTGATCTCCGCTTCGCGTGTACCAGCGGGGCGGTAGTTAACGTTCGCCGCATTGACATCCGAGGCAACACAAAGACCAGGGATAAGGTCATTCGCCGCGAGCTGTTGCTCAGGGAAGGCGTGCGTTTTTCGGGCACGGGCCTGAGGGAAAGCAAGGACGAGGTTCAGCGGACCGGCCTTTTTGAGTCGGTGGAGCTCATCACCCAGCGTACCGACCAGGAAGACGAGCTCGACCTGCTTGTGCAGGTGAGCGAGGGGCGAACGGGCACCTTCGCGGCTGGTGCCGGTTTCAGTTCGGCCGACCAGGTGTTGTTCAATGCACGTATTTCCGAGCGCAACCTTTTCGGTCGCGGCCAGCGCCTGGTGCTCAACGCCGACGTGGGCAGCATCAGACAGAATTTCCAGTTCGGGCTCACCGAACCCTGGTGGAAGGACAAGCCGCTCAGCCTCGGCATTGATCTTTTTGACTGGAGCCTGGAGTTCGACAGGTTTACCCGTGGCGGAACCGGTGGTGCCTTGCGCGCGTCTTATCCGTTGCGGGATCTTGGCCTGACCGGTATCGCCGGCCTGTCGACGCAGCACGTGAGGGCGGGGTTGGAATACAGGCTGGAAGAGGCGGTCATCGACGGGGTCAGCGGTCGACCTTTGCCCAGCGTTAAGGACCAGGAAGGCACCAGCCTCACCAGCAGTATATCGCCCACTTTGTCGCGTAACACGCTAGACCACCCCTTCGATCCAACGCGGGGCTCGCGCATCATAATCAACGCTGAGATCGCGGGGCTGGGCGGGGAGTCAGATTTTTTCAAGGTGGAGCTGTCGGGCCGCTGGTACTTTCCGATTTACACGACGCAGGCTGGCAACGTCATCAATTGGGCGCTGGGCACGCGCCTGGGTTACGGCGTGGGCGACACCGGCAACAGCGGCGAGGAACTACCGTTGTTTGAGCGCTATTTTCCCGGCGGCATCAACAGCCTGCGGGGTTATGATCCGAGGAGCCTCGGGCCGCTCGAAGAGTATTGCGACAACACGGGTAACGAGCGCAACTGCTTCGAGGAGTCGGTGGGTGGTAGCCAGCAGCTCATCGTCAACAACGAAGTCATCTTTCCTATATTCAGCGAAGCCGGCCTCAAGGGCGTCATGTTCGTTGACAGTGGCAACGCCTGGACCGCCTCCGACGGCATAGATCCCGGTGACATAATGTACTCGGTTGGCTGGGGGGTGCGATGGCTTTCTCCCATGGGCCCGTTACGCGTTGAGATTGGTTACCCGCTTCGAAAGCGTGAAGGAGACAGCGCTAGCGTGGTGTCGTTCTCCTTTGGCGCGCCCTTCTGA
- a CDS encoding OmpH family outer membrane protein: MKRQLAFLALSVLLAVPAGAGAEDLKIGYVITQRLLVETEIGGRAADRLAEEMKQAKETLGGKVDELKELEEDLKKRAMVLADDERTRLTTQYEDGVTDIKRLNEDMQARFKKIEMEVMVEVQEVIRDVIDEWGKANGYDLILDASTLVYVSNKADVTGKIIKAVDESVQEGQ, encoded by the coding sequence ATGAAACGCCAACTTGCTTTTCTAGCCCTCTCAGTTCTGCTCGCCGTACCCGCAGGCGCCGGCGCCGAGGACCTCAAGATCGGTTACGTGATCACCCAGCGCCTGCTGGTCGAGACCGAGATCGGCGGTCGTGCCGCCGATCGCCTGGCCGAGGAAATGAAGCAGGCAAAGGAAACGCTGGGTGGCAAAGTCGACGAGCTCAAGGAACTCGAAGAAGACCTCAAGAAGCGCGCGATGGTGCTGGCCGATGACGAGCGTACCCGCCTGACGACCCAGTACGAAGATGGCGTGACCGATATCAAGAGGCTCAACGAAGATATGCAGGCGCGCTTCAAGAAGATCGAGATGGAAGTCATGGTCGAGGTGCAGGAAGTCATCCGCGATGTAATTGACGAGTGGGGCAAGGCCAACGGTTACGACCTCATACTGGACGCTTCTACGCTCGTGTACGTGTCTAACAAGGCCGATGTTACCGGCAAGATAATAAAAGCCGTAGACGAGAGCGTTCAAGAGGGTCAGTGA
- the lpxA gene encoding acyl-ACP--UDP-N-acetylglucosamine O-acyltransferase has protein sequence MGAGTTVGAYTVIGAGVTLGANCTVGPHVVIEGDTTIGDGNRILQFASVGGPPQDLKYNDEPTRLEIGNGNTIREFVTLNRGTEEGGGVTRIGNSNLMMAYCHVAHDCRVGDGVVLANAATLAGHVYLEDFAIVGGLVAIHQFVRIGSSVILGGGSMVTLDVPPFCMAAGDRAKLHGLNTVGLKRRGFEDQALKDLRAAYRVLFQESNKLADALALLRERYADSEKVMAMVDFIAASERGICRQ, from the coding sequence ATGGGAGCCGGCACCACGGTGGGTGCTTACACGGTCATAGGCGCGGGCGTAACGCTGGGTGCCAACTGCACGGTGGGCCCGCACGTTGTCATCGAGGGCGATACCACAATCGGCGACGGTAACAGGATCCTGCAGTTTGCCTCGGTGGGGGGGCCGCCACAGGACCTCAAGTACAACGACGAACCGACCCGTCTCGAAATCGGAAACGGCAACACCATTCGCGAGTTTGTTACTCTCAACCGCGGCACCGAGGAAGGGGGCGGCGTCACACGGATAGGCAATAGCAACTTAATGATGGCGTACTGCCACGTTGCCCACGACTGTCGCGTCGGCGACGGCGTGGTACTGGCCAACGCGGCCACCCTGGCCGGCCATGTGTACCTCGAAGACTTTGCCATAGTGGGCGGCCTGGTAGCCATTCATCAGTTCGTGCGCATCGGCAGCTCGGTGATCCTCGGTGGTGGGTCGATGGTGACACTGGACGTGCCCCCGTTTTGCATGGCGGCGGGAGATCGCGCCAAGCTGCACGGACTCAATACCGTCGGGTTGAAGCGCCGAGGCTTCGAAGACCAGGCGCTCAAAGACCTGAGGGCTGCCTACCGGGTGCTCTTCCAGGAATCCAACAAGCTGGCCGATGCGCTGGCCCTGTTGCGCGAGCGCTACGCCGATTCCGAAAAAGTCATGGCAATGGTTGACTTCATAGCGGCCTCCGAACGCGGCATCTGCCGCCAGTAG
- a CDS encoding LpxI family protein, translating into MERLGLIAGNGNFPLLFAREARSRGCVLTAVAHRDETDPALAALVDDLRWIRVGQVGRMINCFKRAGVSRAVMVGGINKVRSLASLRPDWRGLRLIAGAAGRGDDSLLRALAAELEGEGIEVVSSTLFLDRLLVEAGHVTGPRPSPELLADIRVGCRVLAALGELDVGQSVVVENGVVLAVEAIEGTDAAARRAGELGRGRAVLVKGAKRGQDLRFDLPAAGTRTIKVMKESGVAALALRAGSTIIVDDEGFAEAARAAGVSVLGWTGDGEVPGIG; encoded by the coding sequence GTGGAACGACTGGGCCTGATTGCGGGCAACGGGAACTTTCCGCTGCTGTTTGCCCGAGAGGCGCGCAGCCGTGGCTGCGTTCTCACCGCCGTCGCCCACCGCGACGAGACCGACCCCGCGTTGGCTGCCCTGGTCGACGACCTGCGTTGGATACGCGTGGGCCAGGTTGGCCGCATGATCAATTGTTTCAAGCGAGCGGGCGTGAGCCGGGCGGTTATGGTGGGCGGTATCAACAAGGTGCGTAGCCTCGCATCGCTGCGGCCCGACTGGCGCGGCCTGCGCCTGATCGCTGGGGCCGCTGGCCGTGGCGATGACTCCTTGTTGAGGGCACTGGCTGCTGAACTCGAGGGCGAAGGCATAGAGGTAGTGTCTTCCACCCTGTTTCTTGATCGCCTGCTGGTCGAGGCCGGGCACGTCACCGGCCCGCGACCTTCGCCCGAACTGCTGGCCGACATTCGCGTTGGTTGCAGGGTGCTGGCCGCCCTCGGTGAGCTCGATGTCGGCCAGTCGGTGGTCGTCGAAAACGGAGTGGTGTTGGCAGTTGAGGCAATAGAAGGCACCGACGCCGCGGCGAGGCGCGCGGGCGAACTCGGGCGCGGTCGCGCCGTGTTGGTCAAGGGGGCAAAGCGAGGCCAGGACCTGCGCTTCGACCTGCCCGCTGCCGGAACCCGGACCATAAAGGTGATGAAAGAGTCCGGCGTCGCGGCCCTGGCCCTGCGCGCGGGCTCAACGATAATAGTGGACGACGAAGGCTTCGCCGAGGCGGCCCGGGCCGCGGGAGTCAGCGTGCTGGGCTGGACGGGCGACGGCGAGGTTCCGGGAATTGGCTGA